From one Pontibacillus sp. HMF3514 genomic stretch:
- a CDS encoding MoxR family ATPase, whose protein sequence is MTAINEQFLAEIKEHIDLVKTELRKFIVGQEDVVEQLLWGIFAEGHVLLEGLPGLGKTMLVRKISEVMELQFSRVQFTPDLMPTDITGTNMIQPNEQGGQSFVFHEGPLFSNIVLADEVNRATPKTQSALLEAMGEKTVTVMGQMHRLPEPFFVLATQNPIELEGTYPLPEAQMDRFIMKIDVKYPSREELKEIAVRTTAPNIEPLQKRVDAEFVVNVQKTAKELLVAEPVLDYAVNIVMASHPEDEGTTDEIREYVRYGSGPRGLQSLLSIAKVRALFDGRYNVSVGDIKKAAFPVLRHRMFLNFEGEASGVSKDDLIQALLESVAERA, encoded by the coding sequence ATGACAGCCATAAATGAACAATTTTTAGCTGAAATCAAAGAACATATCGATCTCGTAAAAACCGAACTCCGTAAGTTTATTGTCGGTCAGGAGGATGTGGTCGAACAACTTCTCTGGGGGATTTTTGCCGAGGGGCATGTCCTTTTAGAAGGACTACCTGGACTTGGAAAAACGATGCTAGTACGAAAAATATCGGAAGTCATGGAGCTTCAGTTTTCCCGCGTTCAGTTTACACCTGACTTGATGCCAACAGATATTACCGGAACAAACATGATTCAGCCGAATGAACAGGGTGGCCAGTCCTTTGTGTTTCATGAAGGGCCGCTCTTTTCCAATATCGTGTTAGCTGATGAGGTAAACCGTGCCACCCCCAAAACGCAGAGTGCTTTACTAGAGGCGATGGGAGAAAAAACGGTAACGGTGATGGGGCAAATGCACCGACTACCAGAACCCTTTTTTGTTTTGGCTACCCAGAACCCGATTGAATTAGAAGGCACGTACCCATTGCCAGAAGCACAGATGGACCGTTTCATTATGAAAATTGATGTGAAATATCCGTCACGTGAAGAGTTAAAGGAGATTGCGGTACGCACGACAGCTCCGAACATTGAACCTCTACAAAAACGCGTTGATGCTGAGTTTGTGGTAAATGTGCAAAAAACAGCGAAGGAGTTACTTGTCGCTGAGCCTGTTCTTGATTATGCGGTGAATATTGTTATGGCGAGCCACCCTGAAGATGAAGGAACTACGGATGAGATTCGTGAGTATGTACGATATGGTTCAGGGCCACGTGGACTGCAAAGCTTACTCTCTATTGCAAAGGTTAGAGCGCTTTTTGATGGTCGTTACAACGTATCGGTAGGCGATATTAAAAAGGCGGCTTTTCCAGTTTTACGTCACCGTATGTTCTTAAACTTTGAAGGAGAAGCGTCAGGCGTTTCGAAAGACGATCTTATCCAAGCCTTGCTGGAATCTGTAGCGGAAAGGGCGTGA
- a CDS encoding DUF58 domain-containing protein → MSTLLSPVLTKRLANFSLTTRQTVRGGHKGERRSQRLGSSLEFSDYRLYSPGDDLRQIDWNTYARTEKYYIKRFLDEQELPVSVYLDCTKSMGIDERKWLRAKQMAAVFTFLSLANSDRLSVTPVASSSRAYPYTKGKAMTKKVMDYIEDVSLAPENEAFGYHLLKNVDRSRQGSFSIVISDFLEDPTNLFSSIKKMQAKRQQVLLIQVLLPEEKDPNYAGDLKLIDIESSRERDISMNPRVIKQYRERFEEHTNNIKSFCNKRGIDLVPCLTSDSLEETIFSSLMKKGWIGR, encoded by the coding sequence ATGAGCACGCTGTTATCACCTGTTCTAACGAAGCGTTTAGCTAACTTTTCACTAACGACCAGACAAACTGTACGAGGGGGACATAAGGGTGAACGCCGGTCTCAGCGACTTGGTTCTTCGCTTGAGTTCTCTGATTATCGCTTGTACAGTCCTGGTGATGATTTAAGACAGATTGATTGGAACACATATGCGCGAACAGAGAAATATTACATTAAGCGCTTTTTAGATGAACAGGAGCTTCCGGTATCGGTCTATTTGGATTGTACGAAATCAATGGGAATCGATGAGAGAAAGTGGTTGCGCGCTAAGCAAATGGCAGCGGTTTTTACCTTTTTGTCTCTTGCGAATTCTGATCGCCTTTCCGTAACTCCTGTGGCGTCTTCATCGCGAGCTTATCCCTATACAAAAGGGAAGGCGATGACAAAAAAAGTGATGGATTATATAGAGGATGTGTCGCTAGCTCCTGAAAATGAAGCTTTTGGCTATCATCTTTTAAAAAATGTGGATCGCTCTCGTCAAGGTAGCTTCAGCATTGTGATTAGCGACTTTTTAGAGGATCCAACGAATTTGTTTTCTTCCATTAAAAAGATGCAAGCGAAACGGCAGCAAGTGTTGCTGATACAGGTTTTGTTACCGGAAGAGAAGGATCCGAACTATGCAGGGGATCTAAAACTGATTGATATTGAATCGAGTAGAGAACGGGATATTTCGATGAATCCCCGTGTCATTAAGCAGTACAGGGAACGATTTGAAGAACATACAAACAACATAAAATCGTTTTGCAATAAGCGTGGGATTGATCTTGTACCATGTTTAACCTCAGACAGCCTTGAGGAGACGATTTTTTCATCACTTATGAAGAAAGGCTGGATCGGGAGGTGA